Sequence from the Candidatus Woesearchaeota archaeon genome:
ACTAGTTGTACTCTTACACATTTTCTCATTGCTGAATTTGGTTGTTTTGCTTCTCTTTGTACTTTTTCCAGCACTATTCCTGATGCTTGGCTTGATCCTGTTAGAGGATCTGATTTATCTTTTAGACCTAGAACTTTCTTAGCATACCATTTATATTGTTTTCTGCTTGTTGCTCTTCTTTTTTGAAGTTTTGATGCTGAATTTATTCCTGATGCTTTTTTACTCATAGTAGTATCTTGGAATTATTATCTATTTATAAAGGTAGTGATTTTGGAGGCTCTTGTGTTATCCCAAAACTATTTCCCTACGGTGAGTTAAAT
This genomic interval carries:
- a CDS encoding 30S ribosomal protein S12, translated to MSKKASGINSASKLQKRRATSRKQYKWYAKKVLGLKDKSDPLTGSSQASGIVLEKVQREAKQPNSAMRKCVRVQLVKNGKQVTAFLPGDGAQKLVDEHDEVVIECMGGSMGRSKGDIPGVRWQVIKVNDQSLNALLRGKIDKARK